The following proteins come from a genomic window of Clupea harengus chromosome 22, Ch_v2.0.2, whole genome shotgun sequence:
- the acadm gene encoding medium-chain specific acyl-CoA dehydrogenase, mitochondrial translates to MLLNKALRAGVRTGLRYQSTSAQAATSAARAPQGGFCFEMTDQQKEFQELARKFAREEIVPAAAEYDRSGEYPFPIIKRAWELGLMNSHIPEDCGGMGLSIFDSCLITEELAYGCTGVQTAIEANSLGQMPVIIAGSDAQKKKYLGRMTEEPLMCAYGVTEPGAGSDVAAIATRAVKKGDEYIVNGQKMWITNGGKANWYFLLARTDSDPKCPTSKAFTGFILDADTPGIQVGRKELNMGQRCSDTRGLTFEDVRIPKENVLIGEGAGFKIAMGAFDKTRPPVAAGATGLAQRALDEATNYSLERKTFGRAIAEHQAVAFLLAEMAMKVELARMAYQRSAWEIDNGRRNTYYASIAKAFAGDIANQVASDAVQVFGGNGFNSDYPVEKLMRDAKIYQIYEGTAQIQRLIISREHLGKYKK, encoded by the exons ATGCTCTTGAACAAG GCCTTGAGGGCCGGTGTCCGAACAGGACTCCGGTACCAGAGTACCAGTGCCCAAGCAGCCACCAGTGCTGCCCGAGCACCACAAGGAGGATTTTGCTTTG aaatgacTGATCAACAGAAGGAATTTCAGGAGTTGGCCAGGAAGTTTGCCAGGGAGGAGATTGTACCTGCAGCTGCAGAATATGATAGAAGTGGTGAA TATCCTTTCCCAATCATTAAGAGAGCATGGGAACTGGGTCTGATGAACTCTCATATTCCAGAGGACTGTG GTGGAATGGGTCTGTCCATATTCGACTCCTGCCTCATCACAGAGGAGTTGGCTTATGGCTGCACAGGTGTCCAGACTGCCATTGAGGCAAACTCGCTTGGT CAAATGCCAGTTATCATTGCTGGGAGTGATGCACAGAAGAAAAAGTACCTGGGAAGGATGACCGAGGAGCCTcttatgtgt GCATATGGTGTTACAGAGCCTGGGGCAGGCTCAGATGTGGCCGCCATCGCGACTCGTGCCGTGAAGAAAGGAGACGAGTACATTGTCAATGGACAGAAGATGTGGATCACAAACGGAGGGAAAGCTAACTG GTACTTCCTGTTGGCCCGGACTGACTCTGATCCTAAATGCCCAACCAGCAAGGCTTTCACTGGCTTCATTTTGGATGCCGACACTCCAGGTATCCAAGTTGGTAGGAAG GAATTGAATATGGGCCAGAGATGCTCAGACACCAGGGGCCTCACCTTCGAGGATGTGAGAATACCCAAGGAGAATGTCCTCATCGGCGAAGGGGCTGGCTTCAAGATTGCCATGGGAGCTTTTGATAAGACTAGGCCTCCA GTTGCTGCTGGTGCAACCGGCCTGGCTCAGAGAGCTCTTGATGAGGCTACCAACTACAGTCTGGAGAGGAAGACCTTTGGCAGGGCTATTGCTGAG CACCAAGCTGTGGCCTTCTTACTTGCCGAGATGGCCATGAAAGTGGAACTGGCTAGGATGGCCTACCAGAGGTCTGCCTGGGAGATCGATAACGGCCGTAGGAACACGTACTATGCTTCCATTGCCAAAGCCTTTGCTGGTGACATTGCCAACCAGGTGGCTTCAGATGCCGTTCAGGTCTTTGGTGGAAACGGATTCAACAGTGACTATCCTGTTGAGAAACTCATGAGAGATGCCAAAATTTATCAG ATCTACGAAGGCACCGCTCAGATCCAGAGATTGATCATCTCCAGGGAACACCTGGGAAAATacaagaaatga